Part of the Triticum urartu cultivar G1812 chromosome 2, Tu2.1, whole genome shotgun sequence genome, ATCACCACTTTAGAGACCAGGACTCATTCATCAAGAAAACACCTTATTTATGCAACAGATCACCCATAGTCATGTTTGTCATTTAACCACCACAGATTGTTCATACTAAATGGACGTTGATGCTCCCTTTGAGACTCTTTGGAAGGTAATTTTTTTGGATTAGTGGCACTAATAATAGCACGGCACCCCATTTCCCTAGTAGATTTCCTAAAGTTAAACATAGTCCCCACGTTCTGTCCACCCCTTTTCTTTGCCCTTTCCCGCCAGCAATCCCCATAAATACTCCCCGCCGACCAACGGATGCTAGGCTCAACACGCCGAGGAAAGCGCCCCCGATCGAGTTCCCCAACCGGGATTGGTTGCCATCCATGGATGCCCTGCAGACGCAACACGCCGCCGCGGCAGCGTCGCCGGCGGCGAGGCGCCTCCGAGGAGGAGGAGCTGCGCCGGGGAGGGTGGAGTTCGGACGGCCGCGGCGCCGCGGCAGCGCGAGGGACGTCCTGAGCGTCGCCGGGCCCGGCCGCTTCTCCGGCCAGGCCGCCGGcgccgtcggcggcggcggcagcaagAACAGCCTCGAGGTGGTGGTGGTGCTTAATTGCAGAATGTGCTTCAACTAATTAAGGCGCGAATTATTTTGACGGTTGGAACGCTGCGTGCATGGTGTCAGGTGGAGGACGTGGGCGCGGTGCGGCTGTTCGTGGGCCTGCCGATCAACTCGGTGACGGACGGCGCGACGGTGAACAGCGCCAGGGGCATCGAGGCCGGGATGCGCGCCGTGAAGCTGCTGGGCGTGGACGGCGTGGAGCTGCAGGTGTTCTGGTCCGTGGTGCAGCCGGAGTCGCCGGACAAGTTCTCGTGGGCCGGGTACCGCGCCGTGGCCGACATGGCCCGCGACGAGGGCCTCAGCCTCCGCGTCTCCCTCCGCATCCACGGCTCGCCGGGCGGCAGCGTCCCCAAGCTCCCGTCCTGGgtcggcgccgccgccgccaaggaCCGCGACATCCTCTTCACCGACGGCGCCGGCGGCCGCCACGAGGACTGCCTCTCCTTCGCCGTCGACGAGCTCCCCGTGCTCGCCGGCATGTCCCCCCTCCAGCGCTACGAGGCCTTCTTCCGCAGCTTCGTCGACGCCTTCGACGACCTCTTCGAGTCCACCATCACGGTGCGTATCTCAAGATGTCATGCCAATGCCTCCGTTTTGTCATGCATTTTGAACTGTTAAAGACGATCGATGGTGCTCAGGACGTGACGGTGGGGCTGGGGCCGAACGGCGAGCTCCGGTACCCGTCGTACCCGCCGGGGAGCGACGTGACGCAGTTCATCGGCGTGGGCGAGTTCCAGTGCTACGACAAGTACATGCTGGCGCAGCTGAAGCAGCACGCGGAGGCGCTGGGCAACCCGCTGTGGGGCCTCTCCGGCCCGCACGACGCGCCGGGGTACAACGAGTCGCCGGACTCGAGCGAGTTCTTCCGCGACCACGGCTCGTGGGACAGCCCCTACGGCGACTTCTTCCTCTCCTGGTACGCCGGGAAGCTCCTCAGCCACGGCGACCGCGTGCTCGGCATGGCGAGCCGCGTCTTCGGCAGCAAGCCGGTGGAGCTGTCGGCCAAGGTGCCGTTCATGCACTGGTGGCACGGCGCGGCGTCGCGGCCGGCGGAGGCGGTGGCGGGGTTCTACAAGAGCAACAAGAAGAACGGGTACAGCCCGGTGGCCAAGGTGTTCGCGCAGCACGGGTGCACCATGGTGGTGCCCGGCATGGACGTGTGCATGAACAAGCAGCAGCGGAACACGGGGTCCAGCCCGGACAAGCTGCTGGTGCAGATCAAGAACGCCTGCCGGCGGCACGGCGCGCGCATCGCCGGCGAGAACGCGTCGCTGGTGATGACGCACACCAGCAGCTTCTCGCGGATCAAGAGCAACATCGTCACCGTGGAGCGGATGCGGCCGTCCTTCTTCACCTACAGGCGGATGGGGGCCGAGTTCTTCTCGCCGGAGCACTGGCCGCCCTTCATGGAGTTCGTGCGCACCGTCGTCTGCGGCGAGTGGGACGAGGACGACGAGATGGCCGCCTCCGTCTCCACCTACGACGAGCTGCCGCAGCCAGTTTGACGCCTTTTTCGTTTGATTGGTTCATGGTTACCTTGATCATCCATCAGCCCAGATGAGATGAGATATGAGATATGAATATATGATCCGATCCAATTATTAATAATTGGATCGAGAGTTCAAGTGTATATGAATTTCATATTTTTCTTCATTTGATGAGGCTGCTGTATTATGGTTATACTGTCTCAAGATGAGACTTTTTTCATGATAACTAACAAGATATAGGTCACTGCAAATGCAAATGCAAATTTGTCAACTGATGTTGGAATTGTCATGGGTCGTGTTAATTCAGTTCCCAGTTTTCCCGGCATCCATATCATTCAAAATTGTAATTACCGCCACTGAATTTACAGTGAACCGAACTGCATCCCGGTTTGACAAAATTCTCTAACCTTGCTGTTAAAAAACTGTTTCCAGATAGCCATAAAACATTACAAATATTTCTATAATCGACAACTCAATGAGGTTGCTGGGTAACCGCAAACACGAAACACAAAAATAACTTGTTTTGTCATCTGCGACGAACCAGGTAGAAAATCATGCTTCTACCAGGGTATTTCCAATACACATACAACTGGAGCAAAGAAAATTGACTTTATCAGGAACAAATTTAACCACACCCAGCTAGACTGATATTTACATTATGATATCATTTGACAGGATATCAAGCTCTACAACAACCTCTCCTCCTCCGGCTTCTCATATCGAGCATCAAATTCTGGATTATGCCAGCAACTCCCTTCTACATTCTATTGGTTGTTCGACACCTGCAGGTAAAATGATGCTTCAAAGTCAGGTTTAATATAATGTATTTGTCAGGTAGGTGACACAATCTGCAGGTCGGGTATGCTTAACACCCAGCAAAAATGCTGGATTGAAGCTAACTCTTCTTGCGTCTGAAGGTCTCCAGAAGTTCGAAGCAGCTCGGATAAGAGTGTGACCAACTTCCAGATGTACCATTCACATATGATTCATCATCAAATTGTTCGTTTGATCGGCATGTCAGTAAACATGACACAAACAAGAAACTAAGAGACGCACCTCTTCATTCGCGCGCTAATTTGGTGTCGAAGCTGCTGAGGCAGATCGCAAATGCCTGAAACGCCGATACCGGGTAACGGTAGTCGAGTGTGAACAAGTCCTTCCCAATCTTACCAAACTGGAGGGTGGTGTCGTCATTCTCCTCGTTAGCTGGAGCACTCTCATCTGAAGCCACCAGCTGAAAGTTCTTCACTGATGCAACCGTCACCCGTCCGTGGAAGTTGAGGCACCAGCACCGCAGATGTTCGTGCCACCTGGGGGACTTGTTCTTAAGCACCAGCTTACTTTCCACTTGACTGGATAATGGGGTAATTGAGCTATCCATTCGAGATGATTTGGGATTGAAGAAAGGAAACGCAGTCTGCGTTGGAGCTGTGCCTCCATGTTCAATTGCTGATACAGGGATAGAATCCATGATACAGTTCATCCTTCTTGGGCCCCTACAACAAGCAAATATGCCTCAACATAATTAGTCTCTTAGTGATGCTTCTTACATGACGAAATTTACACTACTTACATGACAAAATTAGCTAGTGTCATGTGGTTTCGTTTCTTTGAAATGGAACCAGGGGCGAGGCCCCTGTTGATCAGAAATAAATAGTTAGTGGTGCTTCATACCTGATGCAATTACACTACTACAGTGATTAAGTTAGTTAGTGTTGCTTCAT contains:
- the LOC125535776 gene encoding inactive beta-amylase 9, with product MDALQTQHAAAAASPAARRLRGGGAAPGRVEFGRPRRRGSARDVLSVAGPGRFSGQAAGAVGGGGSKNSLEVEDVGAVRLFVGLPINSVTDGATVNSARGIEAGMRAVKLLGVDGVELQVFWSVVQPESPDKFSWAGYRAVADMARDEGLSLRVSLRIHGSPGGSVPKLPSWVGAAAAKDRDILFTDGAGGRHEDCLSFAVDELPVLAGMSPLQRYEAFFRSFVDAFDDLFESTITDVTVGLGPNGELRYPSYPPGSDVTQFIGVGEFQCYDKYMLAQLKQHAEALGNPLWGLSGPHDAPGYNESPDSSEFFRDHGSWDSPYGDFFLSWYAGKLLSHGDRVLGMASRVFGSKPVELSAKVPFMHWWHGAASRPAEAVAGFYKSNKKNGYSPVAKVFAQHGCTMVVPGMDVCMNKQQRNTGSSPDKLLVQIKNACRRHGARIAGENASLVMTHTSSFSRIKSNIVTVERMRPSFFTYRRMGAEFFSPEHWPPFMEFVRTVVCGEWDEDDEMAASVSTYDELPQPV